A DNA window from Altererythrobacter sp. B11 contains the following coding sequences:
- a CDS encoding MFS transporter: MRLSAMMLLEFFVFGAWFATLGLVLATNGAADIIGQAYLLSAVAAIISPLFMGAIGDRYLPPRVLLSLLHVAGAIVLFAIPNLIASGATGTTLAMIFVHMLFFQPTLGLVNSLALAELGVQQRIFPYVRVFGPLGWVVAGLTVGALGFSASTNVFYVAAAGAVALAIYALTLPASPPPAKGARFSLGDVIGIDALSLFRDRKFAVLMGCTLFTSISLAFYNAFASPYLGALGFENVAGVLALGQLSEVLFIVTIPFVLARISMKAAMLFGMAMWGVRFLLFILAADGSNTFAVVGVALHGICNDYFIVIAAMFIAKIAPARLAAQAQSWLILMISGFGAAIGSALSGQLFAAFVTRNVAEGASAWVPMWWVPVGLAVATTVIWIALFPSKPAGEKPKEDYNV, translated from the coding sequence ATGCGGCTGAGCGCCATGATGCTCCTCGAGTTCTTCGTCTTCGGAGCTTGGTTCGCAACGCTGGGACTGGTGCTGGCGACCAATGGCGCTGCCGACATCATTGGGCAGGCCTATCTGTTGAGTGCAGTCGCCGCGATCATCTCACCGCTTTTCATGGGTGCGATCGGTGACCGCTACCTGCCGCCACGCGTCTTGCTGTCATTGCTGCACGTGGCCGGGGCGATCGTCCTCTTCGCGATCCCCAATCTCATTGCCAGCGGCGCGACTGGAACGACGCTGGCGATGATCTTCGTACATATGCTGTTCTTCCAGCCGACGCTTGGACTGGTGAACTCGCTCGCTCTGGCTGAACTTGGCGTGCAGCAGCGGATCTTCCCCTATGTGCGGGTTTTCGGTCCGCTTGGATGGGTCGTGGCAGGCCTTACAGTCGGTGCACTCGGCTTCTCCGCTTCGACCAATGTATTTTATGTCGCCGCCGCAGGTGCGGTTGCGCTCGCGATCTATGCACTTACGCTCCCCGCCAGCCCCCCTCCGGCCAAAGGCGCAAGGTTCTCGCTTGGAGACGTCATCGGCATCGATGCGCTCAGCCTTTTCCGTGATCGCAAGTTCGCGGTGCTGATGGGATGCACTCTGTTCACTTCGATTTCGCTGGCATTCTACAACGCCTTTGCTTCGCCATATCTTGGTGCGCTGGGGTTCGAGAATGTCGCAGGCGTGTTGGCACTTGGGCAATTGTCCGAAGTGCTCTTCATCGTCACCATTCCCTTCGTCCTGGCGCGGATCAGCATGAAGGCGGCGATGCTGTTCGGGATGGCCATGTGGGGCGTGCGCTTCCTGCTTTTCATTCTGGCAGCCGATGGTTCCAACACTTTCGCTGTCGTTGGCGTCGCGCTGCACGGCATCTGCAACGACTACTTCATCGTGATCGCCGCCATGTTCATCGCAAAGATTGCCCCTGCGCGTCTGGCTGCGCAGGCTCAGAGCTGGTTGATCCTGATGATCTCCGGCTTTGGTGCTGCGATTGGATCGGCCTTGTCTGGCCAGCTTTTCGCGGCCTTCGTCACGCGTAACGTGGCTGAAGGAGCGAGCGCATGGGTCCCAATGTGGTGGGTTCCGGTCGGCCTTGCGGTCGCCACTACCGTGATTTGGATCGCCCTGTTTCCATCCAAGCCCGCGGGCGAGAAGCCCAAGGAAGACTACAATGTTTGA
- a CDS encoding FAD-dependent oxidoreductase: MKSAYDVIVVGSGAAGSFAAMELTRHGLDVLLLEAGRAITMEDFPVNGKGPREKGIQLWARIRAALDGQPLQSRVALYSQHQRHLFVNDREHPYSTPPGKPYLWIRGKQLGGRLHTYGRVLMRWSDADFKAASRDGYGEDWPIGYDDLAPYYSRVEETLGIRGCKDGIPNLPDGVYAGPSKLTEAEADFKSKVENEWEERHAISWRYMPPNIKRTPQPLQAALDTGNLDVRSDAVVRRIVTDPTTGKATGVEFVDRQTREVHQVGCRTVFVGASAIETVRLLLNSSSDRHPDGLGNSSGNLGRYFMDQLPSMIMGTVPGRTGWEADDTVEPDPFYGVSGGVYIPRFANLGNRSDPDFIRGFGFQGTIGRLFSRDDQPAKFGIMGFGEMLPQADNRVSLDRRRKDKWGMPIPHIACAMGENDKAMLARQVEAIDEMASAAGLGTQFVGSYLGLQEKGEGAFPEADWFSRFLFRTNFRKSMAMGAAIHESGGARMGDDPAKSVLNPHNQLWDAPNVFVTDASSFATSGCSGTTLTLMALSLRAGEYAAKAMTNGEL; encoded by the coding sequence ATGAAATCGGCCTATGATGTGATTGTTGTCGGTTCCGGGGCGGCGGGAAGCTTCGCCGCGATGGAACTGACGCGACACGGGCTGGATGTCCTGTTGCTGGAAGCCGGTCGAGCCATCACCATGGAAGACTTCCCGGTCAACGGCAAGGGACCGCGTGAAAAAGGTATCCAGCTGTGGGCGCGCATCCGTGCGGCTCTCGATGGCCAGCCGCTGCAATCGCGCGTTGCTCTATACAGCCAGCATCAGCGCCACCTGTTCGTGAACGATCGCGAGCATCCCTATTCGACCCCTCCCGGCAAGCCGTACCTGTGGATCAGGGGCAAGCAGCTTGGCGGGCGTCTGCACACATATGGCCGGGTGCTGATGCGCTGGTCGGATGCAGACTTCAAGGCAGCCAGCCGGGACGGTTACGGGGAAGACTGGCCGATTGGCTATGACGATCTCGCGCCATACTACTCACGTGTCGAAGAGACCCTTGGCATTCGTGGCTGCAAAGACGGGATCCCCAACCTTCCTGATGGAGTCTATGCTGGTCCGTCGAAGCTGACCGAGGCCGAAGCCGACTTCAAATCGAAGGTTGAGAATGAATGGGAGGAGCGCCACGCGATCTCGTGGCGCTACATGCCGCCCAATATCAAGCGCACTCCCCAACCACTTCAGGCGGCACTCGACACCGGCAATCTCGACGTTCGCTCGGATGCGGTGGTGCGGCGGATCGTGACTGATCCCACGACCGGGAAAGCGACAGGTGTCGAGTTTGTCGATCGGCAAACGCGCGAAGTGCATCAGGTAGGCTGTCGCACAGTGTTCGTCGGCGCGTCGGCGATCGAGACGGTGCGCCTTTTGCTTAATTCAAGCTCGGACCGTCATCCTGATGGGCTTGGCAATTCCTCTGGCAACCTTGGTCGCTATTTCATGGATCAGTTGCCGAGCATGATCATGGGCACTGTTCCCGGTCGGACCGGCTGGGAAGCAGACGATACTGTCGAGCCTGATCCATTTTATGGCGTGAGCGGCGGCGTCTACATTCCGCGTTTCGCCAACCTCGGCAATCGCAGTGACCCGGACTTTATTCGCGGGTTCGGCTTCCAGGGCACCATCGGCAGGCTCTTCTCGCGGGACGACCAGCCTGCCAAGTTCGGCATCATGGGGTTCGGCGAAATGCTGCCGCAGGCGGACAACCGTGTCTCGCTCGACCGTCGCCGCAAGGACAAGTGGGGCATGCCGATCCCGCACATTGCCTGTGCGATGGGCGAGAACGACAAGGCGATGCTCGCACGCCAGGTCGAGGCTATCGACGAAATGGCTTCCGCGGCTGGCCTCGGTACCCAGTTCGTTGGTTCCTACCTGGGCTTGCAGGAAAAGGGGGAGGGCGCCTTCCCGGAAGCAGACTGGTTCAGCCGTTTCCTGTTCCGCACCAATTTCCGCAAGAGCATGGCAATGGGTGCCGCGATCCACGAAAGCGGCGGCGCGCGCATGGGCGATGATCCGGCAAAGTCGGTGCTCAATCCGCACAACCAGTTGTGGGACGCGCCGAACGTTTTCGTGACCGATGCCAGCAGCTTCGCAACCAGCGGCTGCTCGGGCACTACTCTTACCTTGATGGCGTTGAGCCTGCGTGCGGGCGAGTATGCCGCAAAGGCAATGACCAACGGGGAGCTCTAG
- a CDS encoding C-glycoside deglycosidase beta subunit domain-containing protein encodes MFDNYLIRQDSLRNDVEDGEVVGFSMAVRIANYRGVFLSLHTGYYLCVDGTVFPRDAQTFEVNGQPPRSFEEIKKAVWEHWDYDDEAILHVRKPGGLEPGTHVIDFQQCVIAAYGYLPTDEAWVEAPPEPGTGAGSDKTPQVVTYELELQPNEQVLA; translated from the coding sequence ATGTTTGATAACTACCTTATCCGCCAGGATAGCCTCCGCAACGACGTCGAAGATGGCGAGGTAGTCGGCTTTTCGATGGCCGTCCGGATCGCGAACTATCGCGGCGTTTTCCTCTCGCTGCACACCGGCTACTACCTGTGCGTTGATGGCACCGTCTTCCCGCGTGACGCGCAGACGTTCGAGGTCAATGGCCAGCCGCCACGCAGCTTCGAGGAGATCAAAAAGGCTGTCTGGGAGCACTGGGACTATGACGACGAAGCCATACTCCACGTTCGCAAGCCCGGCGGCCTTGAGCCCGGCACGCATGTGATCGATTTCCAGCAATGCGTGATCGCGGCCTATGGTTACCTGCCCACGGACGAAGCGTGGGTGGAAGCGCCACCCGAACCTGGCACCGGCGCGGGTTCTGACAAGACACCGCAGGTGGTAACCTACGAACTCGAACTCCAGCCCAACGAACAGGTGCTCGCATGA